A window of Fibrobacter sp. UWEL genomic DNA:
CTCTGTGGAAATCCCATAGAGACGGTCATCATCAAGGTTCGCGTAAGCGTACAAAATGTTATTGCTCTTTAGTGCCTTATGGCAAAGTGTAGATTTTCCACTGCGTCTAACGCCGATGACCACTTGGGCCAAGGCAGAATCAAACTCAAATAGAGATTCCTCAAAACGTGGCACGAGGGAAGATGTATCCATGTTCAGGATTTCTTCTTTCTGTTCGGCAAGCACCTGCAAAATGACATTGTCTTCCATATCTCTGTTCCTTAGTGTGCTAAAATATAATTTTCAGAGTGATAAAGTGTGCTAAAATTTAATTTTTGAGTGTTAAAAGTGTGCTAAATGGAGTTTTCAACAACTCGTTCATCAATATCTTGCGGATTTCGTTCGCCAAGCTCTTCAACATTGATGAAGTCCAGCAGGTATTCATCCTTGAACATTGAAATCGCTTTTTGTGCATTTTTGGCATTTTCTAATTCGCCAGCCGTTGGCTGACGATTTAAAATTGGATTCCATTCTTCAAAGAATTGTCTCATATTTTTGATATTTGATGCAGAAAATCCCCGCAAACCGGGCTAATCTTTTCCATATTTCACTTTGCGCTCATGAACAATAATCCTTATAGTGTCTGGCAGAATTCATAAAATTCGTCGTTTTCCACATAGGCACGAACTAAATCCTGTACTCCATCTGAATTGATACTGACACGAACCATGGGATAATAACGTTCAAATTTTTCTGGATGCGTTTCTATATTCTTAAAAATTTTCTCCCATGTATCCTTCATCAAACGAAGGTTTTTGTTCTGTAAGGCAAAATATTTGAACATTTCCTCAAATTTTTTCTTTGAAATTTCAGCATAATATTCTTCCTTAGTTGCCGCCTTATAAAATTCAATCCATTCTTTAATTTGCTCTAGGAGTTTTGGGCATATTGAATCGCCCTTTTCGTAAAAAGGAAGGTGGTTATAATCTGCAATATCGTATTTTTCTTTTTCAGCTTTTTGTTCTGCGTTAAATTTGTCGTGAACGTCATTCAGCAGGGTGCAATTATCGGGTCTCGCCGAGGCGTTCTTTTTTAAATATTCTTCAACAATTTTTTCTACATCACATTTTGTGCCGATGACAGATGCAAGTTGTTGCTTCAACTCATCAAGGGGAACAAAACGATCAACATTTTTATTCCTCGCTCCCATAAGGAATACGCTTGCAAATTGTTTTTCTACACACATTGTTTCGCCGGAGGCTTCATCTACATCTAGGCAGTTGTGTAAATCTTTTTTCTGCACATGGATATTCGTCTCTAGAATATGATTTAAGAACATCTCGTATGGGTTGCCGGTTTTGTCGTTGCCCAGCAAACTTTCGGGGTTCATGGCGACAAACTCTTCGCAAACAACGGAAACGGGAATAGGGTAGGCGAGGATGTCCCGAATACTCCTAGAAAATCCATACGTTCCAAGTCCATTTCCATTCAGTTTTGCTCTGACAAAATCGCGTTTTGCGGACTCGTCAAACCTTTGTTCAATAAAATCAAAGTATTCCTTGTTCTTTGGACCTAGATAAGTGGCTTCGAAAGTTAGAATACGTTTTTCATTTTCTATTGGAAGTTTAGACACCCGTTCGAAAAGGCGGTTCAAGTCGCAGCGTAAAGGTGTCTTAATCGGTGTTTTCAGATAACGATTTGCTTCTTCAATTGCATAATAGCATTGACCGTAGGTAATATCGCCAGAGCAAATTGCTTCCCCATTCAAACGATCGTCCAGTAAGCAACCTATGGCAAGTAGCGCCATATGGTATGGCTCACCTTGAGTTTTGCTTCCAAAGTATTCATGAAGGTTATTAATGGAGGGGTTCTCAAAATTGACAATACCATGTTGTGCAAGAACGTACATCAACGGGTCGGCGTATTCTTCCGTTGGATCAGATTCGGGAATTCTTCTAGGAAGAAAATGGTCTTCTGCAGTCCTCAAAAAAGTTCCGTCGCCTATTGTAAGCCAGCCAAGTCGACCGTTAATTTCCCTTTCTTTACTGTGTGTTAGACAGTAAATTTTACGATCAAACTTTTTTATTTCATCGTATTCTACGAGGTTGAATTTTTCCACTAGAGTTAGGGTTTCTTCGTATGCCTTTTCCCACTGTTCCGGAGAGACCTTATTAGATACGTTTAAATGAATAAAAACGCCCATATTATTTCCTTATGATGACAAACCATACCCAAGGCCTCCATGGACTTTGGGTACGACAAGTCAATACAACACACGCTTGGCGTGCATTGGTTAAAACAACATTTTTTGGTTAATGGTTCGGTATCAAAATACCGAGGATGTGTTTGCCATTTCGCAGGCGGAGGCCCACTCCCCTAATCAGCCGCGTCACTCGCTGATCCGATTCCTGCTTTCTTTACCGCTAATGTCAAACGATGCAACTGCCGCGCTGGGACTTGGAAGCTAAACCTTTCGGAAAAAACTTCACACCACTATCACACGGATTATCTTCGTCGGCAGTTAATATAAACTCATTCCAAATGGTTGTCAAGAGGGACTAAGAAATTACAAATCTTTAACAAAGTAACCCTTGCAAGATTTTTTGAAAAATCTATTGTTTATCCCGAGCGTTACGAAATGTCTCCTGAACACCTGATAAGAATCAGGTGTTTTTTCAATTTAAAGGAGATACTATGGCCAAACAAAAATCCAATATTCTGCCACAAGATTACACTACTTGGGTTTGCGAACTCAAGAAGCGTTATGCTCAATCACAAATCAAGGCATCCATTGCCGTCAACGGCGAACTGATTGGCTTTTACTACAGTTTAGGCCGCGATATTCAGCAGAAGCAATTTCAGAATACTTATGGCAGCGGGTTTTATAAAAAACTTAGCGAAGACTTGCGCCGTGAAATTCCAAATGCCAAGGGGTTTTCGCCTACGACTTTGAAATATGCGGTGTATTTCTATGACTTGTACAAAGATTTTGTAGATGGACAAAATCGTCCACAACTTGTGGACGATTTGAAGAAAATTCCTTGGGGACATCATCGCTTTATCATCGATTCCTGCAAAGGATCCCCTAAAAAGGCTCTATTCTTCGTAAAAAAGACCATTGAAAACAACTGGTCCCGTTCCGTGTTGCTCACGTTTCTTGATACGGATTTGTATGAGCGTGAAGGTCGAGCTGTTACAAATTTCACCACGACTTTGCCCAAGGCGCAGGGAGATTTGGCTCGTGAATTGACTCGAGACCCGTATTGCTTTGACTTTGTGGAAGTTCGTGGCGATTTTGAGGAGCGGGAACTGAAAGATGCTCTGCTCAAGAATATTGAAATGTTCATGATGGAACTTGGCCGTGGTTTTGCCTACATGGGGCGAGAATACCGTTTGATGGTTGGCGAAACGGAGCAGTTTTTGGATATGCTCTTTTACAACACTAGGTTGCATTGTTATGTGGTGGTTGAAGTGAAAACAGGAAAGTTTGAACCTGCGTACATTGGACAGCTTAGCACTTATGTGGTGGCCGTGAATCACCTGTTGAAAACTCCGGAAGACAAGCCCACGCTTGGAATTTTGGTGTGCAAGGACAAGGACGAAATTCTTGCGCAGTATTCTTTGGAGGGAACTGTCAATCCCATTGCCATTTCGGAATTTGAATTGGCCAAGATTTACCCGAAGGATTTCAAGAGCAGTCTGCCCTCTATCAAGGAACTGGAAGATGGATTAAGGGGATGACTTATAAATCGTTGCGGCTTCTGTTAGGGACCGAAGTGGCGCAGCCATTCGAACGGGTTTACGTTTTTTGTAAGATGAAACTATAAACCCGGTTGAACGAAATGTTTTTGCTAGATCCTTCGACTTCGCTTCGCTCCGCTCAGGATGACACCGGGCGAAGTTTTTCTAAATTTCGCGCCATATGAAGAACACTAATATCCCCGAAGAACAGTTTGTGAAGGCTGCCGCTCAGTTCGGCACCCCGCTTTGGATTTACGACCGCGCAACTATCGAACAGCGTTGCAAGGAAGTGAAGGTTTTTGATAACGTCCGCTTTGCCCAGAAGGCATGCCCGAACCTGAGCGTGATCTCCTTGGTCCGCAAGCAGGGTTGCGTGGTGGATGCTGTGAGCGCTGGCGAAATCGTGCGCGCTCTCAAGGCCGGCTACAAGGGCGGCTGCGAAAAGGGTAAGGTTCCCGAAATCGTCTACACTGCCGACATCTTCGACAAGGACGCCCTGGAATTGGTGAAGGAACACAACATCGCTGTGAACGTTGGTTCTCCCGACATGATCCAGCAGCTGGCTGATGCAGGCGTCAAGTCTGAATTGACTATCCGCGTGAATCCGGGTTTCGGTCACGGTCATTCCCGCAAGACCAACACCGGTGGCGATCTTTCCAAGCACGGTATTTGGCACGAACAGATCAAGGACTGCGTGAAGCTTGCCCAGGCAAACGGCATGTGGATCACTGGTCTGCACATGCATATCGGTTCCGGTTCTGATTTTGAACATCTGGCATCTGTGGCAGAGGCAATGTGCGACGCAAGCCGTCGTCTCGGTTCTCACCTGCGCACCATCAGCGCTGGCGGTGGCCTGCCCATCGAATACCACGAAGAAAACAAGGGCCCGCATATCGACATGCAGGCTTACTATGGCATTTGGGACAATGCCCGCAAGAACATCCAGCAGAGCATCGGTCACGACGTTCATCTGGAAGTGGAACCGGGTCGTTACCTGGTTGCAGAAAGCGGTTACCTCATGGCAGAAATCCGCGCTGTGAAAAAGCAGGGCGATAACTTGTTCTACATCGTGGACGCTGGCTTTACCGACCTGGTTCGCCCCAGCTTCTACGGTTCCTACCATCAGATCTCTGTCATCGCCCGCGATGGCCGCGAACTGAACGAAACTGTTGATGCTGTTGTTGGCGGCCCGCTGTGCGAATCCGGTGACGTGTTCACTCAGGAAGAAGGCGGTTTCGTTGTGACTCGCAAGCTCCCGAAGGCTAAGGTGGGCGACCTGTTGGTTCTCCACGACGCAGGCGCTTACGGTGCAGCAATGTCCAGCAACTACAACAGCCGTCGTTACGCTGCCGAAGTGATGTACACTAACGGCGAAATGAAGGTTGTCCGCGAAAGACAGAGCTGGGAACAGTTGCTGCAGAACGACAGGATTATCGAGTTCTAATTAGATCCTTCGACTCCGCGCTACGCGCTTCGCTCAGGATGACATTTAAAAGGCCGGCGGTAATTCCGTCGGCTTTTTCATTGTTTGAAGTTTATTCTGCGAGGGGTGATTTTTGCCAGGGGTCGTCATATGCTGGCTTAGACTTTCTTGCGGGGTCAGGTTCCGCGTCCTTGTATTTGGGAGGTGTGTCGTCGGTTCCTTCGTAAAGTTCCGGGGGAATCCCTCCGTCATCTCGGTTGTAGGGTTCCAGGTCTCCCAGCAGGAACCAGCGGAACAGGCCCACGGTCCCGCCAATGGCGACTCCGCCTACAAATCCTGCACCTGCCAGGACCAGTCCAAGTACTGCCAGTTCAGCACCTTCGTCGCTTTCTGCTGCGGCACCTCCAATTGCTAAACAAGCTAATCCTGGCAGAGAGCCATAGGTACCTCCATAAGAGGCGTATCGAGCGATGGGATTTGTGGAATTATAGGCGCAACCCGTTGTGCCTAATAATACAGAACAGCATATCAAGATGCT
This region includes:
- the lysA gene encoding diaminopimelate decarboxylase: MKNTNIPEEQFVKAAAQFGTPLWIYDRATIEQRCKEVKVFDNVRFAQKACPNLSVISLVRKQGCVVDAVSAGEIVRALKAGYKGGCEKGKVPEIVYTADIFDKDALELVKEHNIAVNVGSPDMIQQLADAGVKSELTIRVNPGFGHGHSRKTNTGGDLSKHGIWHEQIKDCVKLAQANGMWITGLHMHIGSGSDFEHLASVAEAMCDASRRLGSHLRTISAGGGLPIEYHEENKGPHIDMQAYYGIWDNARKNIQQSIGHDVHLEVEPGRYLVAESGYLMAEIRAVKKQGDNLFYIVDAGFTDLVRPSFYGSYHQISVIARDGRELNETVDAVVGGPLCESGDVFTQEEGGFVVTRKLPKAKVGDLLVLHDAGAYGAAMSSNYNSRRYAAEVMYTNGEMKVVRERQSWEQLLQNDRIIEF
- a CDS encoding YhcG family protein, producing MAKQKSNILPQDYTTWVCELKKRYAQSQIKASIAVNGELIGFYYSLGRDIQQKQFQNTYGSGFYKKLSEDLRREIPNAKGFSPTTLKYAVYFYDLYKDFVDGQNRPQLVDDLKKIPWGHHRFIIDSCKGSPKKALFFVKKTIENNWSRSVLLTFLDTDLYEREGRAVTNFTTTLPKAQGDLARELTRDPYCFDFVEVRGDFEERELKDALLKNIEMFMMELGRGFAYMGREYRLMVGETEQFLDMLFYNTRLHCYVVVEVKTGKFEPAYIGQLSTYVVAVNHLLKTPEDKPTLGILVCKDKDEILAQYSLEGTVNPIAISEFELAKIYPKDFKSSLPSIKELEDGLRG